The Cottoperca gobio chromosome 5, fCotGob3.1, whole genome shotgun sequence region TAGCGTTAATGTTTGCATGGCTATTTGTGGGGGTTGGGAAGCCCGGCAACATAAACATTTAGTAGCTAAATTAGACGCAAAAGCATCCGGTTTGTGTACTGATTAAGTACATTGTGCAAATCTACGTCTTAAACTAACCAAGAGCATGAAAAGAAGAGTTGACGATACCCGGGTGCTTCTTACGCACAAGCTAACAAATCCCAGACACTTCTGGttgctagctagcgttagctcgGTAATGTGCAGTCGACGATAACATAAGTAGAAAGATATAATCAATAATGGAGTATACTTTATTTTGGCGATTACATGGTTAGACTACAATGAAGGTTTAattttgtgatttttaaatacagttaaacCAGTAAcgttattttttaaaatcaccAGCCCTTTCTTAAGCGGTCGATGTAACGTTATAACGTTAGCCAAACCATGATACCGAGAGCTTCAGACATGTGGTTGTaacaatttttctttttcttttcaggcACATCTGATTGTAGGATTATAACACGAAGATACTTAAATCTGGTGAAATGAGTAAGTTATAATAAATTGTTACTTCACTGATTTCCTGATGTTCATTTTTGCGCCATCTCAAAACACTACCGGGGGTTTCCACCAGGAGGTTTTTAGTTAAGGTGACCAGCCACCTAGATCTCCACACACTCAGCTTCATTATCAGTTTAGTGACTAGATGACTGCCCACAGAGAAGTCTCACTCAATTAATGTGGCATCTGttgtgtgaaataaaacactGGGAAACCCTTTACTACTATTGATACAATTAACAgtatttaaattactttaattacaGCAGTGCGAGCAGGTAGTGACTCGCCTGGATTGGCATTAAAGTAAAGAATATGTGACGGATATAATGTTAACTATGAAATATTGCAGTTATATACACAAATTATGCTAGAAATTCAAGACTAGTATCCTGCAACTGAAacttttttcttcaaatgttttagTAACGTAACAGGTTGCATTTACTGGAAAGTGATGATGGAATatgtgtttgtaatatttaCATGAATATATGTCTATATTGTTAATAGCCTATTCTAGAGCATTATCACACTAACACTGCTGATTGTGTTCCAAGTTGCTTTTGGAAAAGAGATCTTGGTTTCAATGAGATTGcctgattttaaaaatatttcttcCTTCGCATTGTATTAGTTTTTAATGGATGATGCAGAATAAGTTATGATGCATAACAAATGTTAATCATGTCCCTCcatgtttatttcattgttttctttcaggCCAAAATGACCAATTTCCCCTTGACTGCAAGGTTTATGTCGGGAATCTAGGAAACAATGGAAACAAGACAGAGTTGGAAAGCGCTTTTGGGTACTATGGTCCATTAAGAAGTGTCTGGGTTGCCAGGAATCCCCCAGGCTTTGCTTTTGTAGAGTTTGAAGATCCCAGAGATGCATCCGATGCTGTGAAGGAACTGGATGGAAGGTAAATCTGCCAACATAATTTAAGTAGTAGTTCTTTTTGCAGTGCATATTTTCCTTTGACACTCTCTTTCGTTTAGAACCATGTGTGGCTGTCGAGTGCGTGTCGAGTTATCCAATGGGGAAAAGCGCTCAAGAAGCCGTGGCCATCCTCCATCCTGGGGTGGTAGTAGACGCCCTCGCGATGATTTTAGACGACGTAGTCCTCCAGTCAGACGCAGGTATGGTTTTCCTACTGGGCTTTtaattttactgttttatttacattccATTTGCTTTGGGGTTTTTAAAgcacaaattacaaaacatgtttacattccCCACACACTGTAagtatatatcttttttttacgCCATCAAAATATTTATTCGTTTGGC contains the following coding sequences:
- the srsf3a gene encoding serine/arginine-rich splicing factor 3a; its protein translation is MSQNDQFPLDCKVYVGNLGNNGNKTELESAFGYYGPLRSVWVARNPPGFAFVEFEDPRDASDAVKELDGRTMCGCRVRVELSNGEKRSRSRGHPPSWGGSRRPRDDFRRRSPPVRRRRRSRSRSRSLSRDRGRQRSLSRDKKGPRSISRSRSRSRSNDRK